Sequence from the Catenuloplanes indicus genome:
GGATCAGGACGACCCGGTCGGTCCAGGTCGTCCGGTAGCCCTCGGACAACATGAGTCCGGCCAGCGTGCGGCGCAGGGTCGAGCTCCCGGACCGCCGCAGATGGTTGCGCAGGATCCGGCCCCGCAGGCTGGTCGCCCGGCCGAGATAGAGCAGCCGCAGCGACGGGTCGCTCGCGTTGGCAGGCCCGGGCAGATCCGGGAAGACCGAGGGCCCGGCCCACCACGCGTAGACACCGCCGCCCCGGCCGAGTCTCTTCACGGCGACGTCGAGCGCGAACGGTGTGAACGACAGCAGCCGCAGCGCCTCATCCGCCCGTTCCTGATCGGTCGGCAGGTCGTCGTCACGCACAGCGGAGAGGTTCATCGAGCCCATGCTAAGGCCCGGCGCCGCACCGGACACGCGCGCCGCGACCGGCAACCGCTGACCACGGTACGTCGGGGGCATGACCGTACCGGTCTTCTACGCGCGACCCGGGGGCGCGGGTAGCCCGTTGAGCGTTCCCCCTGCCGTGGCGAGCCGGGACAGAGCGGGGGCGCCGGGGCGGATCCGGTCTTCGGCGCCGGCGGACCGTGACGCCGGTGAAGTGCGCAGCGAGCCCGTCAGGTACGCCGGGCGAGGTGCGCGACGATGTCGGCGGCCAGGAGGACGGTGGGCGGGAGCACGGCCTGGATCGCGCGGAAGGCCTCCGCGCGGCGGTGTGCGGGGAGCTGGAGGTAGGCGGAGACCGTGGCGAGGTGGCCGACGTAGCCGGCGGCGGTGACCCGTGACGTGGCGCGCGATGGTGACCTGGCGGACGTCGGTGAACAGGCCGGACCGTTCGAGTTCGGTGCCGGGCCACTGCATCGCCGCACCGGCCGGGGTGCCGTCGGGGGACGGGAACTCGTCGGTGTCCAGGAACGGCGCCCGCGCGGCCTGGACGGCGGACTCGACGGCCGGGTCGGCGAGGCGGGCCGGGCCGCCGAAGGAGGCGAACGTGCCGCCCGGCGTGAGCATCGCGGCGATCCGGGGCCAGCGGCCGGCGGGGGACGTCCAGTGCAGCGCGGCGGCCGCGTAGACCAGGTCGTACGTACCGCCCGGTGGTAGTTCTTCGAACGAGCCCTGCACGGTCCGCACGTCCGCGGGTACGTGGCGGCGCAGTTCGGCGAGCATGGCCGGGTCGGGTTCGGTCGCGGTGACGGTGGTGCCGGGACGGGCGAACAGGCGGGTGGCCTTGCCGGTGCCGGCGCCGATCTCCAGCGCGGTGCGGATCGGGCGGCCCGCGTAGCCGGTCACCAGCTCGTGCAGCTGGGCCGGATAGCCGGGACGGTACCGCTCGTAGGCCTCCGCCACCGACCCGAAACTCAACGCGCGACCGGACATGCCGGACATGGTGGCACGCCGGACCCGACGGTGACGCCGGGGCGAGGAAGCGTAGCGGATCAGAGCGTGGTCGCCGGCCGTTCCGCTGCGGCGTTTTGTCGTTTTCAGCCTGATGGGGGAGTTTGGCGATTTGTTTGTCCGATTTACACCAGTTACGCATATTTTTGTCAACGCAGGCGCCGGCCTCCATGTTTCTGCGCCGGATGATCTTGCTTCTCTCCAGGCCGCACCGCGCGAGAAGGCGTGGTGGCCCACATCGATCGGAGTTGTGCGCGTGACTCTTCTGGACACGGTCGGGACCCGGCCCGCGGAGAACGGCGACCAGCCGCAGCGGCGGTCCCTCGGGCCGGAGGCCGCACGGAACCTGGCCACGACCACCAAGACCGCGCCCCAGATGCAGGGGATCACCTCGCGGTGGCTGCTGAAGCTGCTGCCCTGGGTGCAGGTCTCCGGCGGCGTCTACCGGGTCAACCGGCGGCTCAGCGTGGCGATCGGCGACGGCCGGGTGACGTTCACGTCGACCGGCTCGCAGGTGAAGGTCGTGCCGATGGAGCTGACCGAGCTGCCGCCGTTGCGCGGGTTCTCCGACGCGAACGCGCTGGCGGCGCTGGCCGAGCGGTTCCAGCAGCGGGAGTACGGGCCGGGCGAGGTCATCGTGACCGAGGGGCAGACGCAGGACCGTGTCTACCTGATCGCGCACGGCAAGGTGAACAAGATCGGGGCCGGGGAGTACGGCGACCAGACCGTGCTCGGCCTGCTCGCGGACGGCGACTACTTCGGTGAGCAGGTGCTGACCGGCACGCCGGGCCGCTGGCAGTACTCGGTCAAGACGATCACCTCGTGCACCGTGCTGGAGCTGCCAGCGCAGGCGATGCAGCAGCTCAACGGCCAGGCGGAGCCGCTGCGCGCGCACATGCAGCGGATGGCGGAGCGGCCCGGCCGCAAGCAGAACAAGCACGGCGAGGCCGCGATCGAGCTGGCGTCCGGGCACGACGGCGAGCCGGACCTGCCGGCCACCTACGTGGACTACGAGACCTCGCCGCGCGAGTACGAGCTGAGCGTGGCGCAGACCGTGCTGCGCGTGCACAGCCGGGTCGCGGACCTCTACAACGAGCCGATGGACCAGATCGAGCAGCAGCTGCGGCTGACCGTGGAGGCGCTGCGCGAGCGCCAGGAGCACGAGATGGTCAACAACCGTGACTTCGGTCTGCTGCACAACGCGGACCTGAAGCAGCGCATCTACACCCGGTCCGGCCCACCGACACCGGACGACATGGACGAGCTGCTGGCGCTGGTCTGGAAGGACCCGACGTTCTTCCTCGCGCACCCGCGCACGATCGCGGCGTTCGGCCGGGAGTGCAGTAAGCGCGGCGTCTACCCGAGCGCGATCGACGTGGCCGGGCACCAGGTTCCGGCCTGGCGCGGAATCCCGATCTTCCCGTGCAACAAGATCGGCGTGTCCGGCCGGCGGACCAGCTCGATCATGCTGATGCGCGCGGGCGAGGACAAGCAGGGCGTGGTCGGCCTGCACCAGACCGGCATCCCGGACGAGTACCAGCCGGGCCTGAACGTGCGCTTCATGGGCATCACCGAGCAGGCCATCATCCAGTATCTGGTCAGCGCGTACTACTCGACGGCCGTGCTGGTGCCGGACGCGCTGGGCATCCTGGAGAACGTCGAGCTCGGACGCGAGGACTGATGACCGACCTCCTCGAGCGGCAGGCCGGCGAACCGCGGCGGTCCCTCGGGCCCGCCGCGGCGCGGAACCTCGCCACCACCACGAAGACACGGCCGCAGAACGCGGCGGACTCACCGCGGTGGCTGCTGCGCATGCTGCCGTGGATGCCGGTCAAGGGCGGCGCGTACCGGGTCAACCGGCGGGCGCGGTACCAGACCGGCGACGGCCGGGTCCGGTTCGTCAACGACGGTGCGGCGGTGCGGGTGATCCCGGGCTCGCTGCGCGAGGTCCCGGCCCTGTCCTCGTTCACCGACATGTCCGGGCTCGCGCGGCTGGCGGACCGGTTCGTGCAGCAGGAGTACGTGCCCGGGGCGGTCATCGCGGAAGCCGGTGCGCGGGTCGACCGGCTCGTCCTGATCGCGCACGGCAAGGCGTCGCTCCACCAGACCGGCGAGTACGGCGACCGGATCCGGCTGGGCATGATCGCGGACGGCGACCACGTCGGCGGCGAGGCGCTGACCTCGACGCTGCTCGGGTCGCAGCTCGGCACGCCGGTGACGTTCCCGCACACGGTCCGCGCGGAGACCGCCTGCACCGTGCTGACGCTTCCCGCGGACACGCTGCTCGCGCTCGACGGCCCGCTGCGTAGCGATCTGATCGGATGTCTGCGGTCCTGGGTCGGGGGCATGTCCGCGGTCCCGCGCAACAGGTTCGGCGAGACCGACATCGCGCTGGCCAGCGGCCACGACGGCGAACCGGACCTGCCCGGCACGTACGTCGACTACGAGCTGAAGCCGCGCGAGTACGAGCTGAGCCTCGCCCAGACCGTGCTGCGCGTCCACACCCGCGTCGCGGACCTCTACAACGACCCGATGAACCAGGCCGAGGAGCAGCTGCGGATCACCATCACCGCGCTGCGCGAACGGCAGGAGGACGAGCTGGTCAACAACCATGACTTCGGCCTGCTGCACAACGCGGACCTGACCCAGCGCGTCGCCACCCGCACCGGCCCGCCCACGCCGGACGACCTGGACGACCTGATCTCCCGCCGCCGCAAGACCAAGGTGATCCTGGCGCATCCGCGCGCGATCGCCGCGATCGGCCGGGAGGTCACCGCGCGCGGCCTGACCGTGCCGCCGGTCGAGGTGCAGGGCCGGCTCGTACCGTCCTGGCGAGGCGTGCCGATCCTGCCCTGTGACAAGATCCCGGTGACCGGCGCGGGCACCACGTCGGTCATCGCGATGCGGCTCGGCGCGGAGGACCAGGGCGTGGTCGGCCTGATCCCGAAGGACCTGCCGCACGAGACCGCACCCGGCCTCAACGTCCGGTACATGGGCGTCGGCGCGAACGCGATCACGTCGTACCTGGTCAGCAACTACTTCTCGGCCGCGGTGCTGACCCCGGACGCGCTCGGCGTCCTGGAACACGTCGAGATCGGCACCACCTCATGACGACCCTCTCCACGGTACGGGGCTCCGCCGGGTCATCCGGCGCGGCGGAGCCCGCCGCCGCGGTGCTGGCCGGCGCGCGCACGCTGGTCGCACCGGCGCTGCGGGCCGCGATCGAGGCGCTGCCGCAGTCCACCGCCCGGCCGAGCGGATACCACTTCGGCTGGTGGGACCCGGCCGGGAAACCGGCCGCGGAATCCGGCGGCAAGGCGCTGCGCCCCGCGCTCGCGCTCACCGCCGCCGCGGCCGTCGGCGGCGACCGGGCCGCGGCCGTGCCCGCCGCGGTCGCGGTCGAGCTGGTGCACAACTTCTCGCTGCTGCACGACGACGTGATGGACGGTGACGCCACCCGGCGGCATCGGCCCACGGTCTGGGCGGTGTTCGGCATCGACACCGCGATCCTCGCCGGGGACGCGCTGCTGGCCACCGCGATCGACGTGCTGGCCGCGTCCGGCGCACCGGCGACCGTACCGGCGATCAGGGGTCTGTGCGCCGCGGTGCAGGCGCTGGTCGACGGGCAGGCCGCCGACCTGAGATTCGAGCAGACCACGACGGTACGGTTGGAGGACGTCCTCGAGATGGCCGCCAACAAGACCGGCGCGCTGCTCGCGGCGTCCTGCTCGCTGGGCGCGCTGTTCGGCGGCGGGTCCGCCACCCAGGCGGGCCTCCTCGGCCGGTTCGGCTCCGATGTCGGGCTGGCGTTCCAGATCGTCGACGACCTGCTCGGCATCTGGGGCGACCCGGCCGCGACCGGCAAGCCGGTCTTCTCCGACCTGCGCAACCGGAAGAAGTCGCTGCCGGTGCTGGCCGCGCTCACCTCCGGCACCCCGGCCGGCCGGGAACTGATCCGCTACTACGAGCGGGAGACCGCGTTCACCGACGCCGAACTGCCCCGGATCGCCGCGCTGATCGACGACGCCGGTGGACGCGCCTGGTGCCACGCCCACCGGGACGCGCTGCTGCATCAGGCATCCGCGTCGCTGGCGGCCGCCGGCCCGCTCCCCGCCGCGGCCACGGAACTGACCGCCCTGGCCCGGCTGGCGACCCACCGTACGTACTGATCTACCACTATCCTGCTTGGCATGTCCTCCGCGGAGCAGTTGCTCGAGGCACGTCTGACCGCGCTCGGCGAGCTGTGGGCGGTGTGGGCGGCGCACGGACACGATCTGGACGCCGCCCGCTGGACCCGCCCGACCCGGCTCCAGGGCTGGGACGTCAAGGCCCTCTTCGCCCACCTCGCCGCGTGGCCGCACGGCTTCGCGCAGATGCTCGGCCTGGTCCGCGCCGACGAGCCCACCCACCCGTCCGCAACCGCGCTGCTGCGCGACCTGAACCGCCCCGGCGGTCTCGCCGCC
This genomic interval carries:
- a CDS encoding family 2 encapsulin nanocompartment cargo protein polyprenyl transferase, with product MTTLSTVRGSAGSSGAAEPAAAVLAGARTLVAPALRAAIEALPQSTARPSGYHFGWWDPAGKPAAESGGKALRPALALTAAAAVGGDRAAAVPAAVAVELVHNFSLLHDDVMDGDATRRHRPTVWAVFGIDTAILAGDALLATAIDVLAASGAPATVPAIRGLCAAVQALVDGQAADLRFEQTTTVRLEDVLEMAANKTGALLAASCSLGALFGGGSATQAGLLGRFGSDVGLAFQIVDDLLGIWGDPAATGKPVFSDLRNRKKSLPVLAALTSGTPAGRELIRYYERETAFTDAELPRIAALIDDAGGRAWCHAHRDALLHQASASLAAAGPLPAAATELTALARLATHRTY
- a CDS encoding family 2B encapsulin nanocompartment shell protein; its protein translation is MDTVGTRPAENGDQPQRRSLGPEAARNLATTTKTAPQMQGITSRWLLKLLPWVQVSGGVYRVNRRLSVAIGDGRVTFTSTGSQVKVVPMELTELPPLRGFSDANALAALAERFQQREYGPGEVIVTEGQTQDRVYLIAHGKVNKIGAGEYGDQTVLGLLADGDYFGEQVLTGTPGRWQYSVKTITSCTVLELPAQAMQQLNGQAEPLRAHMQRMAERPGRKQNKHGEAAIELASGHDGEPDLPATYVDYETSPREYELSVAQTVLRVHSRVADLYNEPMDQIEQQLRLTVEALRERQEHEMVNNRDFGLLHNADLKQRIYTRSGPPTPDDMDELLALVWKDPTFFLAHPRTIAAFGRECSKRGVYPSAIDVAGHQVPAWRGIPIFPCNKIGVSGRRTSSIMLMRAGEDKQGVVGLHQTGIPDEYQPGLNVRFMGITEQAIIQYLVSAYYSTAVLVPDALGILENVELGRED
- a CDS encoding family 2B encapsulin nanocompartment shell protein; this encodes MTDLLERQAGEPRRSLGPAAARNLATTTKTRPQNAADSPRWLLRMLPWMPVKGGAYRVNRRARYQTGDGRVRFVNDGAAVRVIPGSLREVPALSSFTDMSGLARLADRFVQQEYVPGAVIAEAGARVDRLVLIAHGKASLHQTGEYGDRIRLGMIADGDHVGGEALTSTLLGSQLGTPVTFPHTVRAETACTVLTLPADTLLALDGPLRSDLIGCLRSWVGGMSAVPRNRFGETDIALASGHDGEPDLPGTYVDYELKPREYELSLAQTVLRVHTRVADLYNDPMNQAEEQLRITITALRERQEDELVNNHDFGLLHNADLTQRVATRTGPPTPDDLDDLISRRRKTKVILAHPRAIAAIGREVTARGLTVPPVEVQGRLVPSWRGVPILPCDKIPVTGAGTTSVIAMRLGAEDQGVVGLIPKDLPHETAPGLNVRYMGVGANAITSYLVSNYFSAAVLTPDALGVLEHVEIGTTS
- a CDS encoding GIY-YIG nuclease family protein, with product MNLSAVRDDDLPTDQERADEALRLLSFTPFALDVAVKRLGRGGGVYAWWAGPSVFPDLPGPANASDPSLRLLYLGRATSLRGRILRNHLRRSGSSTLRRTLAGLMLSEGYRTTWTDRVVLIPEDEARLTAWMHAHLRLTWAEDEDPETIEADLVQRLRPPLNVHGVSPERRQPAVLAAKVAYNSSAGPAPTP
- a CDS encoding class I SAM-dependent methyltransferase; translation: MSGRALSFGSVAEAYERYRPGYPAQLHELVTGYAGRPIRTALEIGAGTGKATRLFARPGTTVTATEPDPAMLAELRRHVPADVRTVQGSFEELPPGGTYDLVYAAAALHWTSPAGRWPRIAAMLTPGGTFASFGGPARLADPAVESAVQAARAPFLDTDEFPSPDGTPAGAAMQWPGTELERSGLFTDVRQVTIARHVTGHRRRLRRPPRHGLRLPPAPRTPPRGGLPRDPGRAPAHRPPGRRHRRAPRPAYLTGSLRTSPASRSAGAEDRIRPGAPALSRLATAGGTLNGLPAPPGRA